The following are from one region of the Salvia hispanica cultivar TCC Black 2014 chromosome 1, UniMelb_Shisp_WGS_1.0, whole genome shotgun sequence genome:
- the LOC125194945 gene encoding protein MAIN-LIKE 2-like — protein MATSSSRGQLLYGPEDPSVLYLQKQHISNKLLTEGTLHIFKVRRTESKTWDVDIHANVRLWLNMFGFGGVIECGKSMMVDNELITALVERWRPETHTFHLPVGEATVTLEDVQVLWGLRADDRVFTGRDHHTRYTDWPSKCRDLLGWIPDAASETKQDGMLMTALINQTRIPLGDDLPPYVYIQRARIHALILLGGLILPDTTGCKVPFMWLNGFEDQDDVINISWGSAALSYLYHYLCEASMDKRKELGGPMILLQL, from the coding sequence ATGGCAACTTCAAGTTCTAGAGGGCAATTGTTATATGGACCTGAAGATCCGTCAGTTCTATATCTTCAGAAACAACACATATCAAATAAACTACTGACGGAAGGCACATtacatattttcaaagttcgtCGGACGGAAAGTAAGACATGGGATGTGGATATACATGCCAATGTGAGGCTTTGGCTTAACATGTTTGGTTTTGGAGGCGTGATCGAATGTGGGAAGTCGATGATGGTCGACAACGAGCTTATAACTGCTTTGGTTGAGCGTTGGAGGCCGGAGACACATACTTTCCATCTACCGGTTGGAGAGGCGACAGTCACCCTAGAAGATGTGCAAGTCCTGTGGGGCTTGAGAGCGGACGATCGTGTTTTCACAGGTCGTGACCATCATACCAGATATACCGATTGGCCCAGCAAGTGCCGAGATTTGTTGGGATGGATACCCGATGCAGCATCAGAGACAAAGCAAGACGGTATGCTGATGACCGCTCTGATCAACCAAACGAGGATACCTTTGGGTGATGACCTACCTCCTTATGTCTACATCCAAAGGGCACGTATCCATGCCTTAATCTTGTTAGGAGGACTGATTCTACCAGACACTACTGGGTGTAAGGTTCCTTTCATGTGGCTGAATGGATTTGAGGATCAAGACGATGTGATAAATATTAGTTGGGGAAGTGCAGCTTTATCGTACTTGTATCATTATCTGTGCGAGGCTTCCATGGACAAGAGGAAAGAGTTGGGCGGACCCATGATTCTTCTGCAGCTTTGA